GCAAGCGTGGCGGCCGCGACGCGCTCGAGGTGTATCCGAACCTGTGGGCCGGCGTCGGTCTCGTGCGCGGCGGCGCGGGTACCGCGCTCGTCGGTAATCCCGAGCAGGTCGCGGAACGCATGCGCGAATACGCTGATCTCGGCATCGAGACGTTCATTCTGTCCGGCTACCCGCACCTCGAGGAATCGTATCGCTTCGCCGAACTCGTGTTCCCGCTGATCAAGGGCAAGGGCGCGGAGCGGGCGACTGGCCCGCTGTCGGGGCCGTTCGGCGAGATCGTCGGCAACAGTTATCTGCCGAAGGCGAGCCAGAGCTGAACGAGGGGAGTCCTGCGATGACAACGAAAACATCGACGACGGGCGCCGCCGTGGCCGCCCGCGCATGGCGCGGCATCGCGCCGTGGCTCGTGCCGCTCGCGCTGCTGGTTGGATGGGAAGTCGGCGCGCGCGTCGGCTGGCTGTCGACCCGCGTACTGCCCGAGCCGGTTGCGGTCGTGCGCGCGGCCTGGTCGCTCGTGACGTCGGGCGAAATGTGGGTGAACGTGAAGGTCAGCACGTGGCGCGCGCTGTTCGGCTTCGCGATCGGCGGCGGCGTCGGCCTCGCGCTGGGGCTCGCGACCGGCTTGTCGAAGGCCGCCGAGGTCGCGCTCGATTCGACGATCCAGATGATCCGCAACATCCCGGCGCTCGCGATGATTCCGCTCGTGATCCTGTGGTTCGGCATCGACGAGAGGGCGAAGCTGTTCCTCGTCGCGCTGGGTGTGTTCT
The nucleotide sequence above comes from Burkholderia pyrrocinia. Encoded proteins:
- the ssuC gene encoding aliphatic sulfonate ABC transporter permease SsuC, which produces MTTKTSTTGAAVAARAWRGIAPWLVPLALLVGWEVGARVGWLSTRVLPEPVAVVRAAWSLVTSGEMWVNVKVSTWRALFGFAIGGGVGLALGLATGLSKAAEVALDSTIQMIRNIPALAMIPLVILWFGIDERAKLFLVALGVFFPVYINTYHGIRSVDANLIEMAKSYGVRGFALYRDVILPGALPSILVGVRFALGLMWVMLIVAETISAQSGIGYMTMNAREFLQTDVVVVGILLYAVLGKLADVLAKWLERVTLRWHPAYQSGAKA